In the genome of Kitasatospora cathayae, one region contains:
- a CDS encoding HAD family hydrolase, whose translation MAVLRRLTQARRSTTERSALAGEAAAAAAEAALRAEPLSPLTTDAAEEKATTTTVSTATAVPATGRPGKAPKAPAGNHTPDRDDPRAAAFFDCDNTILRGAAIFYLGVGLYRHGFLTRRDIARFAWQQAMFRLHGTEDPDHISDARNTALGIVAGKRTADLEAICEEVFEQVVTDKIWPGTRALVQMHLDAGQRVWLVTAAPLEVARIIARRLGMTGALGTVAEARDGHYTGRLVGDLLHGPAKAAAVSALARRERLDLDRCAAYSDSANDIPMLSLVGHPYVVNPDGALRRHARAQGWRVRDFRTGRRAARVGLPAAAALGVAAGATAAAVALRRRRRHG comes from the coding sequence ATGGCCGTGCTCCGAAGGCTCACCCAGGCGAGACGCTCCACCACCGAGCGGAGCGCCCTGGCGGGCGAGGCCGCCGCCGCGGCCGCCGAGGCCGCGCTGCGCGCCGAGCCGCTGTCCCCGCTCACGACGGACGCCGCCGAGGAGAAGGCGACGACGACCACGGTGAGCACGGCGACCGCGGTCCCCGCGACGGGCAGGCCCGGGAAGGCCCCCAAGGCCCCGGCCGGCAACCACACCCCCGACCGGGACGACCCGCGCGCCGCCGCCTTCTTCGACTGCGACAACACCATCCTGCGCGGCGCGGCGATCTTCTACCTCGGCGTCGGCCTCTACCGCCACGGCTTCCTCACCCGCCGCGACATCGCCCGCTTCGCCTGGCAGCAGGCCATGTTCCGGCTGCACGGCACGGAGGACCCGGACCACATCTCGGACGCCCGCAACACCGCCCTCGGCATCGTCGCAGGGAAGCGCACCGCCGACCTGGAAGCGATCTGCGAGGAGGTCTTCGAGCAGGTCGTCACCGACAAGATCTGGCCCGGCACCCGCGCGCTGGTCCAGATGCACCTGGACGCCGGCCAGCGGGTCTGGCTGGTGACCGCCGCCCCGCTGGAGGTGGCCCGGATCATCGCCCGGCGGCTCGGCATGACCGGCGCGCTCGGCACCGTCGCCGAGGCCCGGGACGGCCACTACACCGGACGACTGGTCGGCGACCTGCTGCACGGCCCGGCCAAGGCCGCCGCGGTGAGCGCGCTGGCCCGGCGCGAACGGCTGGACCTCGACCGCTGCGCCGCGTACAGCGACTCGGCCAACGACATCCCGATGCTCTCGCTGGTCGGCCACCCGTACGTGGTGAACCCGGACGGCGCGCTGCGGCGGCACGCCCGGGCGCAGGGCTGGCGGGTGCGCGACTTCCGGACCGGGCGCAGGGCGGCCCGGGTGGGGCTTCCGGCGGCGGCCGCGCTCGGGGTGGCGGCCGGTGCGACGGCGGCCGCGGTGGCGCTGCGGCGCCGTCGCCGGCACGGCTGA
- a CDS encoding glutaredoxin family protein — MSPLLRRKSPEPADRTVTLVGKPGCHLCDEAREVIVRVTAELGAAFEERDITQDEELYRRYWEQIPVTLIDGRQHDFWRVDEGRLRRALGG; from the coding sequence GTGAGCCCACTGCTGCGACGTAAGAGCCCCGAGCCGGCGGACCGTACCGTGACCCTGGTCGGCAAGCCCGGCTGCCACCTGTGCGACGAGGCCCGGGAGGTGATCGTCCGGGTGACGGCGGAGCTGGGCGCGGCCTTCGAGGAGCGGGACATCACCCAGGACGAGGAGCTGTACCGCCGCTACTGGGAGCAGATCCCGGTCACCCTGATCGACGGTCGCCAGCACGACTTCTGGCGGGTCGACGAGGGCCGTCTGCGCAGGGCGCTGGGCGGCTGA
- a CDS encoding 3'-5' exonuclease: protein MLPRPTPATAEALPGGRGFAVVDVEATGRSPWRHRVVEVAVVVLDERLCPEGEFATLLDPLGPVGPTHVHRIRQADVEGAPRFREIAPRLLELLAGRVLVGHHVSCDHAFLDREFARIGVSLPPVPLLCTMGLARAHLPEARGHGLAACAEAAGLGWYPAHTALGDARVTAELLRHCVGVPSCPPDDWAGPLREAARVPWPRLGRARSRPSGDAVPLLRREAPYGPWLPGSAAPEVVLTQAGAMCSTA from the coding sequence ATGCTTCCCCGTCCGACCCCCGCGACAGCCGAAGCCCTGCCCGGTGGCAGGGGCTTCGCCGTGGTGGACGTCGAGGCGACCGGCCGCAGCCCGTGGCGGCACCGGGTGGTCGAGGTCGCGGTGGTGGTGCTGGACGAGCGGCTCTGCCCCGAGGGGGAGTTCGCCACCCTGTTGGACCCGCTGGGCCCGGTCGGCCCGACCCACGTCCACCGGATACGCCAGGCCGACGTCGAGGGCGCCCCGCGCTTCCGGGAGATCGCCCCCCGGCTGCTGGAGCTGCTGGCGGGACGGGTGCTGGTCGGTCACCACGTCAGCTGCGACCACGCCTTCCTGGACCGCGAGTTCGCCCGGATCGGGGTGTCGCTGCCGCCGGTCCCGCTGCTGTGCACGATGGGGCTGGCCCGCGCCCACCTGCCGGAGGCCCGCGGTCACGGCCTGGCGGCCTGCGCGGAGGCGGCCGGTCTCGGCTGGTACCCGGCGCACACCGCGCTCGGCGACGCCCGGGTGACCGCCGAGCTGCTGCGGCACTGCGTGGGTGTCCCGTCCTGTCCGCCGGACGACTGGGCCGGCCCGCTGCGCGAGGCCGCCCGGGTGCCCTGGCCGCGGCTGGGCCGGGCCCGTTCTCGCCCGTCCGGCGACGCCGTCCCGCTGCTGCGCCGGGAGGCGCCGTACGGCCCGTGGCTGCCGGGTTCCGCGGCCCCGGAGGTCGTGCTGACGCAGGCCGGTGCTATGTGTTCGACGGCGTGA
- a CDS encoding redox-sensing transcriptional repressor Rex: MGRSPQSSSQTPDQGAARRPSRARGIPEATVARLPLYLRALTALSERSVPTVSSEELAAAAGVNSAKLRKDFSYLGSYGTRGVGYDVEYLVYQISRELGLTQDWPVVIVGIGNLGHALANYGGFASRGFRVAALLDADPNVVGSTAAGLPVRHMDELESIVESQHVSIGVITTPPGAAQQVCDRLVEAGVTSILNFAPTVLTVPDGVDVRKVDLSIELQILAFHEQRKAGEEPDRTESVLDRAPGPVRAAAAKLRRAAGGNGKSRGGAEPTVKDQAEQATKGKSAKGGEGELSAVMPA; the protein is encoded by the coding sequence ATCGGCCGATCACCACAGAGCAGTTCGCAGACGCCTGACCAGGGCGCCGCGCGCCGACCCTCGCGTGCCCGGGGCATCCCGGAGGCGACCGTCGCCCGGCTCCCCCTCTACCTGCGGGCCCTCACCGCACTCTCCGAGCGCTCGGTGCCGACCGTCTCCTCCGAGGAACTGGCCGCCGCGGCCGGCGTGAACTCGGCCAAGCTGCGCAAGGACTTCTCCTACCTCGGCTCCTACGGCACCCGCGGCGTCGGCTACGACGTCGAGTACCTCGTCTACCAGATCTCCCGAGAGCTCGGCCTCACCCAGGACTGGCCGGTCGTCATCGTCGGCATCGGGAACCTCGGCCACGCCCTCGCCAACTACGGCGGTTTCGCCTCCCGCGGTTTCCGGGTCGCCGCCCTGCTGGACGCCGATCCGAACGTGGTCGGTTCCACCGCGGCCGGACTGCCGGTGCGCCACATGGACGAGCTGGAGTCGATCGTCGAGAGCCAGCACGTCTCGATCGGCGTGATCACCACCCCGCCCGGCGCGGCCCAGCAGGTTTGCGACCGGCTGGTCGAGGCAGGCGTTACGAGCATCCTGAACTTCGCCCCGACCGTGCTGACCGTGCCGGACGGCGTGGACGTGCGCAAGGTGGACCTCTCCATCGAGCTACAGATCCTCGCCTTCCACGAGCAGCGCAAGGCCGGGGAGGAGCCCGACCGCACCGAGTCGGTGCTGGACCGCGCCCCCGGCCCGGTCCGAGCGGCCGCGGCCAAGCTGCGCCGGGCGGCCGGCGGCAACGGCAAGAGCCGCGGCGGCGCCGAGCCGACGGTCAAGGACCAGGCCGAGCAGGCCACCAAGGGCAAGTCCGCCAAGGGCGGCGAGGGCGAGCTGTCCGCGGTGATGCCCGCATGA
- a CDS encoding glutamyl-tRNA reductase gives MSLLVVGLSHRTAPVGVLERAALTGEVPTRLLHDAAASSTVAEAALLNTCNRIELYADVDKFHAGVAELSLLLAHHSGVDLEELTSHLYVHYEDRAVHHLFSVACGLDSMVVGEGQILGQLRDALAKAQDEHTAGRGLNELFQQALRVGKRAHSETGIDKAGQSLVTFGLEQVAAGAGEIAGKRALVVGAGSMSSLAAATLVRSGVTDLLIANRTPARAERLVEILGPDVARTLDLAKVPEALADVDLVISCTGAAGVVVRAEDVAAAVAVRAAETPLALLDLAMPRDVDHAVHELDGALLVDLESLSHAHAASPGAGDVDEVTRIVSDEVTAFGAAQRAARIAPTVVALRAMASDVVAAELGRLDSRLPELDERSRAEITQTVRRVVDKLLHAPTVRVKQLAAEPGGASYADALRELFDLDPAAVHAVSGTPVGGRPQPSGGGTR, from the coding sequence ATGAGTCTTCTCGTCGTCGGACTGAGCCATCGGACGGCGCCGGTCGGCGTGCTGGAGCGCGCCGCGCTGACCGGTGAGGTCCCGACCCGCCTGCTGCACGACGCGGCCGCGTCCTCGACCGTCGCCGAGGCCGCCCTGCTCAACACCTGCAACCGGATCGAGCTGTACGCGGACGTGGACAAGTTCCACGCCGGCGTCGCCGAGCTGTCGCTGCTGCTGGCCCACCACAGCGGGGTGGACCTGGAGGAGCTGACCTCCCACCTGTACGTCCACTACGAGGACCGCGCCGTCCACCACCTCTTCTCGGTGGCCTGCGGGCTGGACTCGATGGTGGTCGGCGAGGGCCAGATCCTCGGCCAGCTGCGCGACGCGCTGGCCAAGGCCCAGGACGAGCACACCGCCGGGCGCGGCCTGAACGAGCTGTTCCAGCAGGCCCTGCGGGTCGGCAAGCGGGCGCACAGCGAGACCGGCATCGACAAGGCCGGCCAGTCCCTGGTCACCTTCGGCCTGGAGCAGGTCGCCGCGGGCGCGGGCGAGATCGCCGGCAAGCGCGCGCTGGTGGTCGGGGCCGGCTCGATGAGCTCGCTGGCCGCCGCCACCCTGGTCCGCTCGGGCGTCACCGACCTGCTGATCGCCAACCGGACGCCGGCCCGCGCCGAGCGCCTGGTGGAGATCCTCGGCCCGGACGTGGCCCGCACCCTCGACCTCGCCAAGGTGCCGGAGGCGCTGGCCGACGTCGACCTGGTGATCTCCTGCACCGGCGCGGCCGGAGTGGTGGTCAGGGCCGAGGACGTGGCCGCCGCGGTGGCCGTCCGCGCCGCCGAGACCCCGCTCGCCCTGCTCGACCTCGCCATGCCGCGCGACGTCGACCACGCCGTGCACGAGCTCGACGGCGCCCTGCTGGTCGACCTGGAGAGCCTCTCCCACGCGCACGCCGCCAGCCCCGGCGCCGGCGACGTCGACGAGGTCACCCGGATCGTCTCCGACGAGGTGACCGCCTTCGGCGCCGCCCAGCGGGCCGCCCGGATCGCGCCGACCGTGGTCGCGCTGCGGGCGATGGCCTCCGACGTGGTCGCCGCCGAACTGGGCCGGCTGGACTCCCGGCTGCCCGAGCTGGACGAGCGCTCCCGCGCCGAGATCACCCAGACCGTCCGCCGCGTCGTCGACAAGCTGCTGCACGCCCCGACCGTCCGGGTGAAGCAGCTGGCCGCCGAGCCCGGTGGCGCCTCCTACGCGGACGCCCTGCGCGAGCTGTTCGACCTCGACCCGGCGGCCGTGCACGCCGTGTCGGGCACGCCCGTCGGCGGCCGGCCCCAGCCCTCGGGCGGGGGCACCAGATGA
- the hemC gene encoding hydroxymethylbilane synthase — protein sequence MNGQPLTEQAPPAALRLGTRRSALAMAQSGMVAREVTRLTGRPVELVEITTYGDTSREALAQIGGTGVFVSALRDALLEGRIDFAVHSLKDLPTAAPEGLVLAAVPEREDVRDALVAAEGLTLDELVEKLAGAGRPARIGTGSPRRMAQLNAWARARGAQLETVAIRGNVDTRIGYVTGGELDAVVLATAGLNRLGRAAEISQHLDPELMIPAPGQGALAIECSASDSELTAALAALDHAPTRVAVAAERALLATLEAGCSAPVAALATWGRENELRLDGVVGDPDGTALLKMSANGPIVLDETAEQQARALGHALAARLLDAGAATLMGERAR from the coding sequence ATGAATGGTCAACCGCTCACCGAGCAGGCTCCGCCCGCCGCCCTGCGGCTCGGCACCCGGCGCAGCGCGCTCGCCATGGCCCAGTCGGGCATGGTCGCCCGCGAGGTGACCAGGCTCACCGGCCGCCCCGTCGAGCTGGTCGAGATCACCACCTACGGCGACACCTCCCGGGAGGCGCTCGCGCAGATCGGCGGCACCGGCGTGTTCGTCTCCGCGCTGCGGGACGCCCTGCTGGAGGGCCGGATCGACTTCGCCGTGCACTCGCTCAAGGACCTGCCCACCGCCGCGCCCGAGGGCCTGGTGCTGGCCGCCGTCCCCGAGCGCGAGGACGTCCGGGACGCCCTGGTCGCGGCCGAGGGCCTGACCCTGGACGAGCTGGTGGAGAAGCTGGCGGGCGCCGGCCGCCCGGCCCGGATCGGCACCGGCTCGCCGCGCCGGATGGCCCAGCTGAACGCCTGGGCCCGCGCCCGCGGGGCGCAGCTGGAGACCGTCGCGATCCGCGGCAACGTGGACACCCGGATCGGTTACGTGACCGGTGGCGAGCTGGACGCCGTGGTGCTGGCCACGGCCGGCCTCAACCGGCTCGGCCGCGCTGCCGAGATCTCCCAGCACCTCGACCCCGAGCTGATGATCCCGGCCCCCGGCCAGGGCGCGCTCGCGATCGAGTGCAGCGCCTCCGACTCTGAGCTGACCGCCGCGCTCGCCGCGCTGGACCACGCCCCCACCAGGGTCGCCGTGGCCGCCGAGCGCGCCCTGCTGGCCACCCTGGAGGCCGGCTGCTCGGCTCCGGTGGCCGCACTGGCCACCTGGGGCCGGGAGAACGAACTGCGGCTGGACGGCGTGGTCGGCGACCCCGACGGCACCGCCCTGCTGAAGATGTCCGCCAACGGTCCGATCGTCCTCGACGAGACCGCCGAGCAGCAGGCGCGGGCCCTCGGCCACGCCCTGGCCGCCCGGCTGCTCGACGCGGGCGCGGCCACCCTGATGGGGGAGCGAGCCCGATGA
- a CDS encoding bifunctional uroporphyrinogen-III C-methyltransferase/uroporphyrinogen-III synthase — protein sequence MSPTAATDALFPAGQPTGRCTFLGAGPGDPGLLTLRAVEVLSSADILVADPLTAAAVRTHCPAGVQVHAPVAEGADFDLAKLVAEAVRAGKHVVRTVDGDPGLDGCAAEEMLSCAGDGIPFEVVPGVAQSVGVPAYAGVPLRGAAGTDVRFVDGAQLLSGAQVDLGAPETTLVVRTTLGQLPATASALVSNGRKPESALSATLSGTTTRQRTFTSTLSTIAADLKAARVLPSPVSAPVDPATSVIAVVGEQVAHRASHSWFETKPLFGWNVLVPRTKEQAHGLSEQLRSYGAVPQEVPTIAVEPPRTPQQMERAIKGLVTGRYEWIAFTSVNAVRAVREKFEEYGLDARAFAGIKVAAVGETTAQALVDFGVKPDLVPSGEQSAAGLLEDWPPYDPVFDPIDRVLLPRADIATETLVAGLVELGWEVDDVTAYRTVRASPPPAETREAIKGGGFDAVLFTSSSTVRNLVGIAGKPHNVTVIACIGPATAKTAEEHGLRVDVMAPAPSAAALAQALADFGARRRDTATAAGEPVYRPSERRPGSRRKAR from the coding sequence ATGAGCCCCACCGCCGCCACCGATGCCCTGTTCCCGGCCGGCCAGCCCACCGGACGGTGCACCTTCCTGGGGGCGGGCCCGGGGGACCCGGGCCTGTTGACCCTGCGCGCGGTCGAGGTGCTGTCCTCGGCCGACATCCTGGTCGCCGACCCGCTGACCGCGGCGGCCGTGCGCACCCACTGCCCGGCCGGCGTGCAGGTGCACGCCCCGGTCGCCGAGGGCGCCGACTTCGACCTGGCCAAGCTGGTCGCCGAGGCCGTCCGGGCCGGCAAGCACGTGGTCCGCACGGTCGACGGCGACCCGGGCCTGGACGGCTGCGCCGCCGAGGAGATGCTCAGCTGCGCGGGCGACGGGATCCCCTTCGAGGTCGTCCCGGGCGTCGCCCAGTCGGTCGGCGTGCCGGCGTACGCGGGCGTCCCGCTGCGCGGCGCGGCCGGCACCGACGTCCGCTTCGTGGACGGCGCCCAGCTGCTGTCCGGCGCCCAGGTCGACCTGGGCGCGCCGGAGACCACCCTGGTGGTGCGCACCACCCTGGGCCAGCTGCCGGCCACCGCGAGCGCGCTGGTCTCCAACGGGCGCAAGCCGGAGTCGGCGCTCAGCGCCACCCTGTCCGGCACCACCACCCGTCAGCGCACCTTCACCTCGACGCTGTCCACCATCGCGGCCGACCTCAAGGCCGCCCGGGTGCTGCCCTCGCCGGTGTCCGCCCCGGTGGACCCGGCGACCTCGGTGATAGCCGTGGTGGGCGAGCAGGTCGCCCACCGGGCCTCGCACTCGTGGTTCGAGACCAAGCCGCTGTTCGGCTGGAACGTCCTCGTGCCGCGCACCAAGGAGCAGGCCCACGGCCTGTCCGAGCAGCTGCGCTCGTACGGCGCGGTGCCGCAGGAGGTGCCGACCATCGCGGTCGAGCCGCCGCGCACCCCGCAGCAGATGGAGCGGGCCATCAAGGGCCTGGTCACCGGCCGGTACGAGTGGATCGCCTTCACCTCGGTGAACGCCGTCCGCGCCGTCCGGGAGAAGTTCGAGGAGTACGGCCTGGACGCCCGGGCGTTCGCCGGGATCAAGGTCGCGGCGGTCGGCGAGACCACCGCGCAGGCCCTGGTGGACTTCGGCGTGAAGCCGGACCTGGTGCCCTCCGGCGAGCAGTCCGCGGCCGGGCTGCTGGAGGACTGGCCGCCGTACGACCCGGTGTTCGACCCGATCGACCGGGTGCTGCTGCCGCGCGCCGACATCGCCACCGAGACCCTGGTGGCCGGTCTGGTCGAGCTCGGCTGGGAGGTCGACGACGTGACGGCGTACCGGACGGTGCGCGCCTCGCCGCCGCCGGCCGAGACCCGCGAGGCGATCAAGGGCGGCGGCTTCGACGCGGTGCTGTTCACCTCGTCCTCGACCGTCCGGAACCTGGTCGGCATCGCCGGCAAGCCGCACAACGTCACGGTCATCGCCTGCATCGGCCCGGCCACCGCCAAGACCGCCGAGGAGCACGGCCTGCGGGTCGACGTGATGGCTCCGGCGCCGTCGGCCGCCGCGCTGGCCCAGGCGCTGGCAGACTTCGGGGCCAGGCGTCGGGACACCGCGACGGCCGCGGGCGAGCCGGTCTACCGGCCCAGCGAGCGCCGTCCGGGATCCCGCCGCAAGGCCCGCTGA
- the hemB gene encoding porphobilinogen synthase — translation MSAEFPYVRPRRLRQSPAMRRLVAETRLHPAELILPAFVSEGIAEPRPIASMPGVLQHTRDSLRKAAVEAAEAGVGGIMLFGLPEVKDAVGSEGTNPDGILQQAIRDVVAEVGDQLVVMSDLCLDEFTDHGHCGVLAEDGSVDNDATLARYAEMAVVQAEAGVHMVGPSGMMDGQIAVIRRALDEAGHQDVSVLAYTAKYASALYGPFREAVNSSLEGDRKTYQQDPANAREALRELELDIAEGADLVMVKPAMLYLDVLRQVADASPVPVAAYQISGEYSMVEAAAANGWIERERTILETLTSIRRAGAEQILTYWAVEAARMLKY, via the coding sequence GTGTCCGCTGAATTCCCGTACGTTCGCCCCCGCCGTCTGCGGCAGAGCCCGGCGATGCGCCGGCTGGTCGCCGAGACCCGGCTGCACCCGGCGGAGCTGATCCTGCCCGCCTTCGTCAGCGAGGGCATCGCCGAGCCGAGGCCGATCGCCTCGATGCCGGGCGTGCTCCAGCACACCCGGGACAGCCTGCGGAAGGCCGCGGTGGAGGCCGCCGAGGCGGGCGTGGGCGGCATCATGCTGTTCGGCCTGCCCGAGGTGAAGGACGCCGTCGGCTCCGAGGGCACCAACCCCGACGGGATCCTGCAGCAGGCCATCCGCGACGTGGTCGCGGAGGTCGGCGACCAGCTGGTGGTCATGTCGGACCTCTGCCTGGACGAGTTCACCGACCACGGGCACTGCGGCGTGCTGGCCGAGGACGGCAGCGTGGACAACGACGCGACCCTGGCGCGCTACGCCGAGATGGCCGTGGTCCAGGCCGAGGCCGGCGTGCACATGGTCGGTCCGTCCGGGATGATGGACGGCCAGATCGCCGTCATCCGGCGGGCGCTGGACGAGGCCGGGCACCAGGACGTCAGCGTCCTCGCCTACACCGCCAAGTACGCCTCCGCCCTGTACGGCCCGTTCCGCGAGGCCGTCAACTCCTCGCTCGAGGGCGACCGCAAGACCTACCAGCAGGACCCGGCGAACGCGCGTGAGGCGCTGCGCGAGCTGGAGCTGGACATCGCGGAGGGCGCGGACCTGGTGATGGTCAAGCCGGCCATGCTGTACCTGGACGTCCTGCGGCAGGTCGCGGACGCCTCGCCGGTGCCGGTGGCGGCGTACCAGATCTCCGGCGAGTACTCGATGGTGGAGGCCGCCGCCGCGAACGGCTGGATCGAGCGGGAGCGCACCATCCTGGAGACGCTCACCTCGATCCGCCGGGCCGGTGCCGAGCAGATCCTCACCTACTGGGCGGTCGAGGCCGCCCGGATGCTCAAGTACTGA
- a CDS encoding rodlet layer protein, with amino-acid sequence MIKKSLAAAGLAAAAIAMSAGSASAIADSDGAATSVQGNGGTNQTGTHGNNSPNFHTLDNANICLPEIHNIAVAVGGLAVPIEVPVLNSTPKQICNVGQNTQSSGDAGVSHLIG; translated from the coding sequence ATGATCAAGAAGTCCCTCGCCGCCGCCGGCCTGGCCGCCGCCGCCATCGCGATGTCCGCCGGCTCGGCTTCCGCCATCGCCGACTCGGACGGCGCCGCCACCTCGGTCCAGGGCAACGGCGGCACCAACCAGACCGGCACCCACGGCAACAACAGCCCGAACTTCCACACCCTGGACAACGCGAACATCTGCCTGCCGGAGATCCACAACATCGCCGTCGCCGTCGGCGGCCTCGCGGTTCCGATCGAGGTGCCCGTCCTGAACAGCACCCCGAAGCAGATCTGCAACGTCGGCCAGAACACCCAGTCCTCGGGCGACGCGGGTGTCTCGCACCTGATCGGCTGA
- a CDS encoding rodlet layer protein produces the protein MIQKSFAAAGLAVAALAAAAAPASAIGDADGAAASIEGNGGTNFTGTVGNNSPNFHFLDNANVCLPEIHNIAVGVLGVAVPVEVPIANSGGKQYCTQGQGTQSKGDAGVSHLVG, from the coding sequence ATGATCCAGAAGTCCTTCGCCGCCGCCGGCCTGGCCGTCGCCGCGCTGGCCGCCGCCGCCGCGCCCGCCTCGGCCATCGGTGACGCGGACGGCGCTGCCGCCTCCATCGAGGGCAACGGCGGCACCAACTTCACCGGGACGGTCGGGAACAACAGCCCGAACTTCCACTTCCTGGACAACGCGAACGTCTGCCTCCCCGAGATCCACAACATCGCCGTCGGTGTTCTCGGTGTGGCCGTCCCGGTCGAGGTCCCGATCGCCAACAGCGGTGGCAAGCAGTACTGCACCCAGGGCCAGGGCACCCAGAGCAAGGGTGACGCCGGCGTGTCCCACCTGGTCGGCTGA
- a CDS encoding chaplin, producing MQNVKKVAVLSAAAAGLVLGAAGSAAASAGAEGVAANSPGVVSGNQLQVPIHIPLNLCGNTVNPVGLLNPAFGNSCANVEAKPADDCP from the coding sequence ATGCAGAACGTGAAGAAGGTCGCCGTCCTCTCCGCCGCCGCTGCCGGCCTGGTGCTGGGTGCGGCGGGCTCCGCCGCCGCGAGCGCGGGCGCCGAGGGCGTGGCCGCAAACTCCCCCGGTGTCGTCTCCGGCAACCAGCTCCAGGTGCCGATCCACATCCCGCTCAACCTGTGCGGCAACACCGTCAACCCGGTCGGCCTGCTGAACCCGGCCTTCGGCAACAGCTGCGCCAACGTGGAGGCGAAGCCCGCGGACGACTGCCCCTGA
- a CDS encoding chaplin: MRNFKKAAALTLATTGLVLGAAGGAFASAEAEGVAAGSPGVLSGNQLQVPIHIPINVCGNTVNLVGLLNPAFGNHCANVG, translated from the coding sequence ATGCGCAACTTCAAGAAGGCCGCCGCCCTGACGCTGGCCACCACCGGCCTGGTGCTCGGTGCCGCCGGCGGCGCGTTCGCCAGCGCGGAGGCCGAGGGCGTGGCCGCCGGTTCCCCCGGCGTGCTCTCCGGCAACCAGCTCCAGGTGCCGATCCACATTCCGATCAACGTGTGCGGCAACACCGTCAACCTGGTCGGCCTGCTGAACCCGGCCTTCGGCAACCACTGCGCCAACGTCGGCTGA
- a CDS encoding chaplin, whose product MSVKKTAAVGAAVVGIVAAGAGTAMASSDAQGVAAGSPGVISGNQIQVPVHVPINLCGNTVNLVGALNPAFGNHCANVG is encoded by the coding sequence ATGAGCGTCAAGAAGACCGCCGCCGTTGGCGCGGCCGTGGTGGGCATCGTGGCCGCCGGCGCCGGCACCGCGATGGCCAGCTCGGACGCCCAGGGCGTCGCCGCGGGTTCCCCCGGTGTCATCTCGGGCAACCAGATCCAGGTCCCGGTGCACGTCCCGATCAACCTGTGCGGCAACACCGTCAACCTGGTCGGTGCGCTGAACCCGGCGTTCGGCAACCACTGCGCCAACGTGGGCTGA